From Lemur catta isolate mLemCat1 chromosome 21, mLemCat1.pri, whole genome shotgun sequence, a single genomic window includes:
- the CDK2AP1 gene encoding cyclin-dependent kinase 2-associated protein 1 isoform X2, with translation MATSSQYRQLLSDYGPPSLGYTQGTGSSQVPQSKYAELLAIIEELGKEIRPTYAGSKSAMERLKRGIIHARGLVRECLAETERNARS, from the exons ATGGCGACCTCCTCACAGTACCGCCAGCTGCTGAGTGACTACGGGCCACCGTCCCTAGGCTACACCCAG GGAACGGGGAGCAGCCAGGTGCCCCAGAGCAAGTACGCGGAGCTGCTGGCCATCATCgaggagctggggaaggagaTCAGGCCCACCTACGCAGGGAGCAAGAGCGCCATGGAGAGGCTGAAACGCG GCATCATTCACGCTAGAGGACTGGTTCGGGAGTGCTTGGCTGAGACGGAACGGAATGCCAGATCCTAG
- the CDK2AP1 gene encoding cyclin-dependent kinase 2-associated protein 1 isoform X1 codes for MSYKPNLAAHMPAAALNAAGSVHSPSTSMATSSQYRQLLSDYGPPSLGYTQGTGSSQVPQSKYAELLAIIEELGKEIRPTYAGSKSAMERLKRGIIHARGLVRECLAETERNARS; via the exons ATGTCTTACAAACCGAACTTGGCCGCGCACATGCCCGCCGCCGCCCTCAACGCCG CTGGGAGCGTCCACTCGCCTTCCACCAGCATGGCGACCTCCTCACAGTACCGCCAGCTGCTGAGTGACTACGGGCCACCGTCCCTAGGCTACACCCAG GGAACGGGGAGCAGCCAGGTGCCCCAGAGCAAGTACGCGGAGCTGCTGGCCATCATCgaggagctggggaaggagaTCAGGCCCACCTACGCAGGGAGCAAGAGCGCCATGGAGAGGCTGAAACGCG GCATCATTCACGCTAGAGGACTGGTTCGGGAGTGCTTGGCTGAGACGGAACGGAATGCCAGATCCTAG